Proteins found in one Gammaproteobacteria bacterium genomic segment:
- a CDS encoding DUF2520 domain-containing protein — MNIILAGPGRAGTALCLAAAAAGHRVVAVLGRRPEAVKDAAARFGASTLGLDDDLPVADLLVVAVHDDAIQEVAERLAPRVPNVDAAVHLSGLKPASTLASLAGAGPAIGVLHPLQTLPTPEAGAAALPGSWFAVTAHDPGLQSDLENLARSIGGHPFTLDDEDRALYHAAAATAATDTVAVLALAAKLFAAAGVPFDAARPLVEAVVANAFRLGPKESLTGPIQRGDVGTVVAQLQAVADRVPEEADRFRMLGRFVAELAGTRGIFEEIL; from the coding sequence CCTTGCCGGACCAGGGCGTGCAGGCACGGCGCTGTGTCTGGCTGCAGCGGCGGCAGGGCATCGCGTCGTCGCCGTGCTCGGACGCCGGCCGGAAGCCGTCAAGGACGCAGCGGCACGATTCGGCGCTTCCACCCTCGGTCTCGACGACGATCTGCCCGTTGCGGACCTGCTCGTGGTGGCGGTACATGACGACGCTATCCAAGAGGTCGCCGAGCGATTGGCGCCGCGTGTGCCCAACGTCGATGCTGCGGTCCACCTCAGTGGTCTGAAACCGGCATCGACGCTCGCCTCGCTGGCCGGTGCGGGTCCGGCAATCGGAGTGCTGCACCCGCTCCAGACGCTGCCGACGCCCGAAGCCGGAGCTGCGGCCCTTCCTGGTTCATGGTTTGCCGTCACCGCACACGACCCCGGGCTCCAATCGGATCTCGAGAATCTTGCCCGGTCGATCGGGGGGCACCCCTTTACGCTCGACGATGAAGATCGGGCCCTCTATCACGCTGCTGCCGCGACCGCAGCGACCGACACGGTCGCCGTGCTGGCACTTGCAGCCAAGTTGTTCGCGGCGGCAGGGGTTCCTTTCGATGCGGCCCGTCCGCTCGTTGAGGCCGTCGTCGCCAACGCATTCCGGCTCGGTCCGAAGGAATCGTTGACCGGTCCGATTCAGCGAGGCGACGTGGGGACGGTCGTCGCTCAACTCCAGGCTGTCGCCGATCGTGTACCGGAGGAGGCCGATCGGTTCCGGATGCTCGGCAGGTTCGTAGCCGAACTGGCGGGGACCAGAGGCATCTTCGAGGAGATCCTGTGA
- a CDS encoding type III pantothenate kinase: MLLAIDMGNTQTVVGLMEGPKPAHHWRLATDRARTADQYRLLLQGCFDLDGIDAEEVTGVVISSVVPHATEALRTAAALFDSAEVLIVEPGIKTGMPILIDNPREVGADRIVNAVAARHAYGTPVVVVDFGTSTNFDVVSREGEYLGGAIAPGLEVSMDALVSATAALRRVALEPPRAATGKGTVEAIQSGLLYGHAGLVDGIMTRIVDELGPDTATVATGGLASVIVPHCHTVDDIDEFLTLSGLRLLWDRNAG; this comes from the coding sequence ATGCTGCTCGCCATCGACATGGGCAATACACAGACGGTCGTAGGGCTGATGGAGGGCCCGAAGCCGGCTCACCACTGGCGGCTCGCGACCGACCGTGCCCGCACCGCCGACCAGTATCGGCTCCTTCTCCAGGGATGCTTCGATCTCGACGGTATCGACGCCGAGGAGGTCACCGGCGTTGTCATCTCATCGGTGGTGCCGCACGCCACCGAGGCGCTTCGCACCGCCGCCGCCTTGTTCGACTCTGCAGAAGTCCTCATCGTGGAACCGGGCATCAAGACCGGCATGCCGATCCTGATCGACAATCCAAGGGAGGTGGGCGCGGACAGGATCGTCAACGCGGTTGCCGCGAGGCACGCCTACGGGACTCCCGTCGTGGTCGTGGATTTCGGCACTTCGACCAACTTCGACGTCGTTTCCAGGGAAGGCGAGTACCTCGGCGGAGCGATCGCTCCAGGCCTGGAAGTCTCCATGGATGCACTCGTGTCGGCGACCGCGGCGCTTCGCCGAGTTGCCCTCGAGCCGCCTCGCGCGGCGACAGGCAAAGGCACCGTCGAGGCGATCCAGTCGGGGCTGCTCTACGGGCATGCGGGCCTGGTCGACGGGATCATGACTCGAATCGTTGACGAGCTGGGCCCGGACACCGCTACGGTTGCCACGGGAGGGCTTGCATCGGTGATCGTTCCGCATTGCCACACCGTCGACGATATCGACGAGTTCCTGACGCTGTCCGGTCTCCGGCTGCTCTGGGACCGCAACGCGGGGTAA
- a CDS encoding pantoate--beta-alanine ligase: protein MNIVTTFEDARAARRGVVALVPTMGYFHEGHLSLIRSARTAADTVLVSLFVNPLQFGEGEDLDRYPRDLDRDASLADDAGADVLFAPSAETMYPVSPAMSVTVGSLADHLCGAYRPGHFEGVATVVAKLFAGLQPDLALFGRKDAQQLAVLRRLAVDLSFPVRVIGRPIVREQDGLALSSRNIYLSADQRRSALALSRGLARSALAALDGERSAAALESIVRTECEQTRGVEVQYVQLVDAQTVQPIPELDRDAFLAIAAHVGKTRLIDNVHFWLDGDKLTYELGERLDRATILGGN from the coding sequence GTGAACATCGTCACCACGTTCGAGGATGCCCGGGCGGCGAGGCGGGGCGTCGTCGCCCTCGTGCCGACGATGGGTTACTTCCACGAGGGGCACCTGTCATTGATCCGCAGCGCACGCACTGCCGCCGACACGGTGCTGGTCAGCCTGTTCGTCAATCCTCTCCAGTTCGGCGAAGGTGAGGACCTGGACCGGTATCCCCGCGATCTGGATCGGGACGCCTCGCTTGCCGACGATGCGGGCGCCGACGTGCTGTTCGCGCCTTCCGCCGAGACGATGTACCCGGTGAGCCCGGCGATGAGCGTGACCGTCGGTTCGCTCGCAGACCACCTCTGTGGCGCCTACCGGCCGGGGCATTTCGAGGGTGTGGCGACGGTGGTCGCCAAGCTCTTCGCCGGCCTTCAGCCGGACCTCGCCTTGTTCGGGCGCAAGGACGCCCAGCAGCTCGCGGTCCTGCGTCGACTCGCCGTGGACCTGTCGTTTCCCGTTCGGGTGATCGGCCGGCCCATCGTGCGCGAACAGGACGGGCTGGCGCTCTCGAGCCGCAACATCTACCTGTCGGCGGATCAGCGCCGATCCGCGCTGGCGTTGTCGCGTGGCCTTGCACGCTCCGCCCTGGCCGCACTCGACGGGGAGCGGTCCGCGGCCGCATTGGAGTCGATCGTCCGGACCGAATGCGAGCAGACTCGCGGAGTCGAGGTGCAGTACGTGCAACTCGTCGACGCTCAAACGGTGCAACCGATTCCGGAACTCGACCGTGACGCGTTCCTGGCCATCGCAGCTCACGTCGGGAAGACACGCCTCATCGACAATGTCCACTTCTGGCTGGATGGAGACAAGCTCACCTACGAACTCGGCGAACGTCTCGACCGGGCGACGATTCTGGGAGGCAACTGA